A genomic window from Pirellulales bacterium includes:
- the flgN gene encoding flagellar export chaperone FlgN has product MDTPSPEADAFDSQLGMLLSELSEVQRELLEVISQKRALLIKAKPMELAQLQPREQALIDRLQACHQLRAELLEQANEQGLPHGSLTEFTAALPAQQRQHWTPQIREAASRSRLLQHHSLANWALNQRTLIHLSQMLEIIATGGRLRPTYGKGAAVDSTGYMVDQEA; this is encoded by the coding sequence ATGGATACTCCATCGCCAGAAGCAGATGCTTTTGATTCGCAACTTGGAATGCTATTGTCTGAGCTCTCCGAAGTGCAGCGCGAGCTGTTGGAAGTAATTAGCCAAAAGCGAGCGTTGCTAATTAAAGCCAAGCCAATGGAATTAGCGCAATTGCAACCACGCGAGCAAGCCTTGATCGATCGATTGCAAGCCTGTCATCAACTTCGAGCCGAACTGCTGGAACAAGCCAACGAGCAGGGCTTGCCACATGGCTCCTTGACGGAGTTCACGGCGGCTTTGCCAGCACAGCAACGACAGCATTGGACACCTCAAATTCGTGAAGCGGCTAGTCGATCTCGCCTGCTCCAACATCACAGCCTGGCAAATTGGGCGCTAAATCAGCGCACCTTAATTCATCTTTCTCAGATGCTGGAGATTATCGCGACCGGGGGGCGTCTCCGTCCGACATATGGAAAAGGCGCTGCCGTCGATTCCACCGGTTACATGGTAGACCAGGAAGCCTGA